Proteins encoded within one genomic window of Sphingomonas sp. KRR8:
- a CDS encoding ribonuclease D produces the protein MAIHFHEEDLPSSDLFGSGPIAIDTEAMGLHPGRDRLCLVQLSDGGGDEHLVRFSPGSDYAAPNLKALIGDPNRLKLYHFARFDIAIMQYYLGVMAAPLYCTRTASRLIRTYTDRHGLKELVRELLGQDLNKQQQTSDWGAPEISDAQRDYAASDVRYLHALKEKLDERLAREGRTQLAQACFDFLPTRALLDLEGWPEEDIFAHV, from the coding sequence ATGGCCATCCATTTCCACGAAGAAGACCTGCCCTCGTCCGACCTGTTCGGGAGCGGGCCTATCGCAATCGACACCGAGGCCATGGGGCTTCACCCCGGCCGTGACCGGCTGTGCCTCGTGCAGCTTTCGGACGGCGGCGGCGACGAGCATCTCGTGCGCTTTTCGCCAGGAAGCGACTATGCGGCGCCTAATCTCAAGGCGCTGATCGGCGATCCCAACCGCCTCAAGCTCTATCATTTCGCCCGATTCGATATCGCCATCATGCAATATTATCTGGGGGTGATGGCCGCGCCGCTTTACTGCACCCGAACCGCTAGCCGGCTGATCCGAACCTATACCGATCGGCATGGTTTGAAGGAGCTCGTTCGCGAACTCCTTGGCCAGGATCTGAACAAGCAGCAGCAGACCAGCGACTGGGGTGCGCCGGAGATCAGCGACGCTCAGCGCGATTATGCCGCCAGCGACGTTCGCTACCTCCATGCCCTCAAGGAAAAGCTCGACGAGCGCCTGGCGCGGGAGGGTAGGACCCAGCTCGCGCAGGCCTGCTTCGACTTCCTCCCCACGCGCGCCCTGCTCGACCTCGAGGGCTGGCCCGAGGAAGACATCTTCGCGCATGTCTGA
- a CDS encoding GNAT family N-acetyltransferase: MTLEPATAADLSALERLLESAYRGDSARAGWSHEADLVGGRRTDVDELAAMLTSPDQHILLLRAGRELRACVAVAEKGQGLAYLGMLTVDPAQQAGGIGRMVLGGAEEFARQELGATRMEMQVIAQRPELIAWYERRGYARTGETRPFPFGEPRYLPQRDDLEFVVLDKAL, encoded by the coding sequence ATGACGCTTGAGCCAGCGACGGCGGCCGACCTGTCCGCCTTGGAGCGGTTGCTAGAGAGCGCCTATCGCGGCGACAGCGCCCGTGCGGGATGGAGCCACGAGGCCGACCTGGTCGGCGGCCGGCGAACCGATGTCGACGAGCTTGCCGCCATGCTGACCAGCCCCGACCAGCACATCCTGCTGCTCCGCGCTGGGCGCGAATTGCGAGCCTGCGTTGCGGTCGCCGAGAAGGGACAGGGCCTCGCCTATCTCGGCATGCTGACCGTCGATCCAGCACAGCAGGCCGGTGGGATCGGACGCATGGTACTCGGCGGTGCCGAAGAATTCGCACGGCAGGAATTGGGCGCAACGCGCATGGAAATGCAGGTAATCGCCCAGCGGCCTGAACTCATCGCCTGGTACGAGCGCCGGGGATATGCCCGGACCGGCGAGACCCGGCCATTTCCGTTTGGCGAGCCGCGCTACCTTCCCCAGCGCGACGACCTGGAGTTCGTCGTGCTGGACAAAGCGCTTTAG
- a CDS encoding amidohydrolase family protein, with product MIRKLLLAATALVLTSAAQAETFAIQAGRLIVDAAKPERGPSTVIVENGRIVRIEDGATTPPGATVVDMRGKTVMPGLIDVHVHLTQNAGEPWYQSLTPKYSEAYAATLGLSNALTMARAGFTTLRDLGSGPESGLATRDALRDGRFPGPRLLVAGPALSIIGGHGDGSVGFNPELRRAINDEHQVQVCTGPDECARAVRNIAASGVDVIKFHATGGVLDPGEAGLEQHFSDAEMKAIIDTAHGLGLKTAAHAHGAKGILAAVRAGVDSIEHGTFIDDAGVAEMKKRGTFYSATLMAFSGLQMYIGKGIFTPASEAKGKQTLAVWGKGLNKAYKAGVKIALGTDAAVFPHARANEEVGLMVSKGGMTPRDALIAATKGGAELLNLSNETGTLDPGKSADLIAVDGDPLVDPAAVTRVGYVMVMGKPIPMK from the coding sequence ATGATCCGCAAACTGCTGCTCGCCGCCACGGCGCTCGTGTTGACAAGCGCCGCGCAGGCCGAGACCTTCGCTATTCAGGCCGGACGCCTGATCGTCGATGCGGCGAAGCCCGAACGCGGGCCCTCCACGGTAATCGTCGAGAATGGCCGGATCGTGCGGATCGAAGACGGGGCCACGACCCCGCCGGGCGCGACCGTGGTGGATATGCGTGGCAAGACGGTGATGCCGGGCCTGATCGATGTCCACGTTCACTTGACGCAGAACGCCGGTGAGCCCTGGTATCAGTCGCTCACGCCTAAATATAGCGAGGCCTATGCAGCGACGCTGGGGCTTTCCAATGCGCTGACCATGGCGCGCGCGGGTTTCACAACGCTTCGCGATCTCGGCAGCGGCCCTGAATCCGGCCTTGCTACCCGTGATGCGCTGCGTGACGGCAGGTTCCCGGGTCCGCGCCTGCTGGTTGCAGGACCCGCCCTGTCGATCATCGGTGGCCACGGCGACGGATCAGTCGGTTTCAATCCTGAGCTTCGCCGGGCCATCAACGACGAACATCAGGTGCAGGTCTGCACCGGGCCCGACGAATGTGCGCGAGCGGTGCGCAATATCGCCGCCAGCGGTGTCGACGTGATCAAGTTTCACGCGACTGGTGGCGTGCTGGATCCGGGTGAAGCCGGGCTGGAGCAGCATTTCTCGGACGCCGAGATGAAGGCGATCATTGACACCGCTCACGGCCTCGGCCTGAAGACCGCTGCCCATGCGCATGGTGCCAAGGGCATTCTTGCCGCCGTGCGAGCGGGCGTCGATTCAATTGAGCATGGCACCTTCATCGACGACGCCGGCGTGGCCGAGATGAAGAAGCGGGGCACCTTCTACTCCGCGACTTTGATGGCCTTCAGCGGACTGCAGATGTACATCGGCAAGGGCATCTTCACTCCCGCCAGCGAGGCCAAGGGCAAGCAGACCCTCGCGGTCTGGGGCAAGGGGTTGAACAAGGCCTACAAGGCCGGCGTGAAGATCGCACTTGGCACCGATGCGGCCGTCTTCCCCCACGCCCGCGCCAACGAGGAAGTGGGTCTGATGGTCAGCAAGGGCGGGATGACGCCTCGCGACGCGCTCATCGCGGCCACCAAGGGCGGCGCCGAACTGCTCAACCTGTCAAACGAGACCGGCACGCTTGATCCGGGCAAGTCGGCCGACCTGATTGCCGTCGACGGCGATCCGCTGGTTGATCCGGCGGCCGTGACTCGGGTCGGCTATGTCATGGTGATGGGCAAGCCGATCCCAATGAAGTGA
- a CDS encoding isoaspartyl peptidase/L-asparaginase, with protein sequence MTNWQLVVHGGCGELRLSPEEEGIGRAGIGAALDAGAAVLAGGGTSLDAVEAAARVLEDDPAFNAGRGSVLAHDGHIELDAAIMDGRTRAAGAVAGLTTIRSPIGAARAVMEHSPHVLLSFGGAEEFAREHGLETVDPSWFEIPERRAQLARVLASGGGFDADVKYGTIGAVAVDAAGHVAAATSTGGLTAKRFGRIGDSPLIGAGTYADDRSAAISATGSGEFFIRAAAGHEVGARMRMLGETLQQAIDAVLADVKALGGTGGLIGVSPTGEAAWGFTTRGMYRGRVSAAGRDVAVHDA encoded by the coding sequence ATGACGAACTGGCAGTTGGTGGTGCATGGTGGGTGCGGCGAATTGCGCCTCTCACCTGAGGAGGAAGGGATTGGACGCGCCGGGATCGGCGCCGCGCTGGACGCCGGTGCAGCAGTTCTTGCCGGTGGCGGGACGTCGCTGGACGCGGTCGAAGCGGCGGCGCGGGTGCTCGAAGACGATCCAGCGTTCAACGCCGGCCGCGGGAGCGTGCTGGCACATGACGGACACATTGAGCTCGACGCCGCAATCATGGACGGACGCACACGCGCGGCTGGCGCCGTAGCCGGCCTCACCACCATTCGCTCGCCGATCGGGGCGGCGCGAGCGGTAATGGAGCATAGCCCGCATGTTCTGCTGAGCTTTGGGGGCGCGGAGGAGTTTGCCCGCGAGCATGGGCTGGAGACCGTCGACCCAAGCTGGTTCGAGATACCCGAGCGCCGGGCCCAGCTCGCTCGCGTTCTGGCGAGTGGCGGCGGGTTCGACGCCGATGTGAAGTACGGAACCATTGGCGCGGTCGCCGTGGACGCGGCCGGCCATGTCGCCGCGGCGACGTCCACTGGCGGGCTGACGGCCAAGCGTTTCGGCCGCATCGGGGATTCACCCCTGATCGGTGCTGGGACCTATGCCGACGACCGCTCGGCAGCCATCAGCGCGACCGGCTCTGGCGAGTTCTTCATCCGTGCGGCCGCCGGCCACGAGGTCGGTGCACGGATGCGGATGCTTGGAGAAACGCTGCAGCAGGCGATCGACGCAGTGCTGGCTGACGTGAAGGCGCTGGGCGGTACCGGCGGGCTGATCGGCGTTTCGCCCACGGGAGAAGCCGCATGGGGCTTCACCACCCGCGGCATGTATCGTGGCCGGGTGAGCGCGGCGGGTCGGGACGTGGCGGTGCATGACGCTTGA
- a CDS encoding GNAT family N-acetyltransferase, which yields MADRDRVIARIADTIAGIEPSLWDSLAGNANPFLSHSFLSALEVSGSVGGQSGWSPLPILVEDAGEIVAAAPAYLKSHSQGEYVFDHGWADAWQRAGGDYYPKLQVAVPFTPVPGRRLLGTRPQALLAALEAVTEQNGLSSAHATFIADEEQDDFAARHWLIRHGIQYHWFNRGFGSFDDFLDTLASRKRKALRKERQAAQQGLEIVALRGTEVLPAHWDAMWAFYRDTGSRKWGRPYLTRAFFDRIAEAQTDALLLFLALREGQPIAGALNWIGEDTLYGRYWGCTDEVPYLHFELCYYQAIDWACRNGLDRVEAGAQGEHKLARGYEPVITRSAHFIPNPSFRDAVARFVEAEREGVAIEIEALRAELPFKQA from the coding sequence ATGGCCGACCGTGACCGCGTAATCGCCCGCATCGCCGACACGATTGCTGGCATCGAACCCTCCCTTTGGGACTCGCTTGCGGGTAACGCCAACCCCTTTCTTTCGCACTCCTTCTTGTCAGCTCTGGAGGTCTCGGGAAGCGTCGGTGGCCAGAGCGGCTGGAGCCCCCTGCCCATCCTGGTAGAAGACGCGGGCGAGATCGTCGCGGCGGCGCCTGCCTACCTGAAGAGCCATAGCCAGGGCGAGTATGTTTTCGATCATGGCTGGGCCGACGCCTGGCAACGGGCCGGTGGAGACTATTACCCCAAGCTGCAGGTCGCAGTCCCCTTCACGCCCGTTCCCGGCCGGCGGCTGCTGGGTACGCGACCGCAGGCCCTGCTCGCTGCGCTTGAGGCCGTGACCGAGCAGAATGGACTCTCATCCGCGCACGCAACGTTCATCGCGGATGAAGAGCAGGACGACTTTGCCGCCCGCCATTGGCTGATCCGTCACGGCATCCAGTACCACTGGTTCAACCGCGGTTTCGGCAGCTTCGATGATTTCCTCGACACTCTCGCCAGCCGCAAACGCAAGGCACTGCGCAAGGAACGGCAGGCGGCGCAGCAGGGGCTGGAAATTGTCGCGTTGCGCGGGACGGAGGTCCTTCCGGCGCATTGGGATGCCATGTGGGCCTTCTATCGCGACACCGGCAGCCGCAAGTGGGGCCGGCCCTACCTCACCCGGGCCTTCTTCGACCGTATCGCGGAGGCCCAGACTGACGCCCTGCTGCTGTTCCTTGCGTTGCGCGAAGGCCAGCCGATCGCCGGAGCGCTTAACTGGATTGGCGAGGACACTCTTTACGGTCGCTACTGGGGTTGCACCGACGAAGTGCCCTACCTGCACTTTGAGCTCTGTTACTATCAGGCTATCGACTGGGCCTGCCGTAATGGCTTGGACCGAGTCGAGGCGGGCGCTCAGGGCGAACACAAGCTGGCACGAGGCTATGAGCCGGTGATCACCCGCTCGGCGCATTTCATCCCCAATCCCTCGTTCCGGGATGCTGTGGCGCGCTTCGTGGAGGCGGAACGCGAGGGCGTCGCCATCGAGATTGAAGCGCTTCGCGCGGAGTTGCCTTTCAAGCAGGCATGA
- the rpmG gene encoding 50S ribosomal protein L33 — MAKPATVKIKLVSTADTGFFYVTKKNPRNQTEKMTFRKYDPVARKHVDFKEAKIK; from the coding sequence ATGGCCAAGCCGGCAACCGTCAAGATCAAGCTCGTCAGCACGGCCGACACCGGCTTCTTCTACGTGACCAAGAAGAACCCGCGCAACCAGACCGAGAAGATGACCTTCCGCAAGTACGATCCAGTCGCGCGCAAGCACGTCGACTTCAAGGAAGCGAAGATCAAGTAA
- a CDS encoding DUF3572 domain-containing protein: MIRSAPNSPDPMIVALQALAVTLRDGQRADRLLSLTGLTADELRERATEPAMLAAVLSFLESHEPDLVAVAEELQMPPQELVAARSALEA, translated from the coding sequence ATGATCCGGTCAGCACCAAACTCTCCCGACCCGATGATAGTTGCGCTTCAGGCGCTGGCCGTCACGTTGCGGGACGGGCAGCGGGCGGACCGCCTGCTTTCACTCACCGGACTCACCGCAGATGAGCTTCGCGAGCGCGCCACCGAACCGGCCATGCTGGCTGCTGTGCTGAGTTTCCTTGAATCGCATGAGCCGGACCTTGTCGCGGTTGCCGAGGAGCTCCAGATGCCCCCACAGGAACTCGTCGCCGCCCGGAGCGCTCTCGAAGCATGA
- a CDS encoding response regulator, producing the protein MARILVVEDNALNIKLFCDLLAAHGHEPSAVTDSREALERARAFLPELIITDIQLPHVTGMELIRWFREDEALKDVPIMAVTAYAGAGDEDRVRAAGAQAYVSKPISVARFVEEVSVLLADNGAVVD; encoded by the coding sequence GTGGCCCGGATCCTGGTTGTCGAGGACAACGCCCTCAACATCAAGCTGTTCTGCGACCTTCTCGCGGCCCACGGCCATGAGCCGAGCGCCGTGACCGACAGCCGGGAGGCGCTGGAGCGTGCCCGCGCCTTCCTGCCGGAACTGATCATCACCGACATCCAGCTGCCGCATGTCACCGGAATGGAACTGATTCGCTGGTTTCGTGAGGATGAAGCCCTGAAGGACGTGCCGATCATGGCCGTGACCGCCTACGCCGGGGCCGGTGATGAGGACCGGGTACGAGCGGCCGGTGCCCAGGCGTATGTGTCGAAGCCGATTTCCGTGGCGCGGTTCGTCGAGGAAGTAAGCGTGTTGCTGGCCGACAACGGCGCCGTGGTGGACTGA
- a CDS encoding HAD family hydrolase, with product MNRPLLVTDCDEVLLHMVSHFADWLNEAHGVRFDFDNVNWGTALSRGDQPIPTEEVWPLLNEFFQNEMHRQTLVPGALEALGRIGEEANIVILTNLGDHAHSWRVEQLARHGIRHEVVCNQGGKGEPLKKLVERHGNPASVFVDDLAVHHSSVARHSPATRRLHMIAEPRIASIVPPAPDADARIDDWPTATDWILDRLKDAA from the coding sequence ATGAATCGTCCCCTGCTCGTCACCGATTGTGACGAAGTCCTGCTGCACATGGTGTCGCACTTCGCCGATTGGCTGAATGAGGCGCATGGCGTCCGCTTCGACTTCGACAACGTCAATTGGGGCACCGCCCTCAGCCGAGGCGACCAGCCCATCCCGACAGAGGAAGTCTGGCCGCTGTTGAATGAGTTCTTCCAGAACGAGATGCACCGCCAGACCCTTGTGCCCGGAGCACTCGAGGCGCTCGGCCGCATCGGCGAAGAAGCGAACATCGTCATCCTGACCAATCTTGGTGACCACGCTCATAGCTGGCGCGTCGAGCAACTTGCCCGGCACGGCATTCGCCACGAGGTTGTCTGCAACCAGGGTGGGAAGGGTGAGCCGCTCAAGAAACTGGTCGAGCGGCATGGCAATCCGGCCAGCGTGTTCGTCGACGATCTCGCGGTGCATCATAGCAGCGTTGCCCGGCATTCGCCCGCCACCCGCCGCCTGCACATGATCGCTGAACCGCGGATCGCCTCCATCGTCCCGCCGGCCCCGGACGCTGACGCGCGAATCGACGACTGGCCAACCGCTACCGACTGGATCCTTGATCGCCTGAAGGACGCTGCATGA
- a CDS encoding RidA family protein: MSIDSRLAELGITLPQPAAPVASYVPAVEANGLLHISGQISFAEDGSLITGRLGEDVELEAGQAAARRCGLMLLAQIKAALGSLDRVERIVKLGVFVNSAGHFTDQPKVANGASDLMQQVFGDAGRHARSAVGVPVLPLGVAVEVDAVVQVRA; encoded by the coding sequence ATGTCCATCGACTCGCGCCTTGCCGAACTCGGCATCACCCTACCGCAGCCGGCCGCGCCGGTCGCTTCCTACGTCCCCGCAGTGGAAGCCAATGGCCTGCTCCACATCTCGGGCCAGATTAGCTTCGCCGAGGACGGCAGCCTGATCACCGGTCGCTTGGGGGAGGATGTCGAGCTTGAGGCCGGTCAAGCGGCGGCACGCCGCTGTGGCCTGATGCTGCTAGCCCAGATCAAGGCGGCCCTCGGCTCACTCGACCGGGTCGAGCGGATCGTGAAGCTCGGCGTTTTCGTCAATTCGGCCGGTCATTTCACCGATCAGCCAAAGGTCGCGAACGGCGCATCCGACCTGATGCAGCAGGTGTTCGGCGATGCCGGTCGCCATGCCCGCTCGGCGGTTGGCGTGCCGGTCCTGCCGCTCGGCGTCGCGGTTGAGGTGGATGCGGTCGTCCAGGTCCGCGCCTGA
- a CDS encoding cold-shock protein — protein sequence MGYDRGRRGDRGGRGRDKGDFGGSSGGGDFYGGGGGFGDRGGFGGGGDRFGGGGGFGDRGGGGGGYRGGGGGGFGGGDRFGGGGGGGGFRGGGGGGFRGGGGGGGGGMPPQVVGEGKGTVKFFNPQKGFGFIVRDDGGEDVFVHISAVEQAGLTDLADGQPLEFTLVDRGGRISATNLRIDGEPVAVVREERAPQRQLTGERTSGTVKFFNSMKGFGFIQRDDGQPDAFVHISAVERAGMPSLNEGDRLEFELEVDRRGKTAAVNLQPIQEA from the coding sequence ATGGGTTACGATCGAGGACGTCGAGGCGATCGCGGTGGTCGCGGCCGCGACAAAGGCGATTTTGGCGGCAGCAGTGGCGGCGGTGATTTTTACGGCGGTGGCGGCGGTTTTGGTGATCGCGGCGGCTTCGGCGGCGGCGGCGACCGGTTTGGTGGCGGCGGCGGCTTTGGCGATCGCGGCGGCGGCGGCGGCGGTTACCGCGGCGGCGGCGGCGGTGGTTTCGGCGGCGGTGACCGCTTCGGCGGTGGCGGCGGTGGCGGCGGCTTCCGTGGCGGCGGCGGCGGTGGCTTCCGCGGTGGCGGTGGCGGCGGTGGCGGCGGAATGCCGCCCCAGGTCGTCGGCGAGGGCAAAGGCACCGTCAAGTTCTTCAATCCTCAGAAGGGCTTCGGCTTCATCGTCCGCGACGATGGCGGCGAGGACGTCTTTGTGCACATCTCGGCGGTCGAACAGGCGGGTCTCACGGACCTGGCCGACGGTCAGCCGCTCGAGTTCACGCTGGTCGATCGCGGTGGACGCATTTCCGCGACAAACCTGCGCATCGACGGTGAGCCGGTGGCGGTCGTGCGCGAAGAGCGTGCGCCGCAGCGCCAGCTGACGGGCGAGCGCACCAGCGGCACGGTCAAGTTCTTCAACTCCATGAAGGGCTTTGGCTTCATCCAGCGCGATGATGGCCAGCCGGATGCATTCGTCCACATCTCGGCCGTTGAGCGCGCGGGCATGCCGTCGCTCAACGAAGGTGACCGGCTCGAGTTCGAGCTCGAGGTCGACCGTCGCGGCAAGACCGCGGCAGTGAACCTGCAGCCGATCCAGGAAGCGTAA
- a CDS encoding cisplatin damage response ATP-dependent DNA ligase, with amino-acid sequence MRAFSQLLDALVYTRSRNAKLKLIGDYLRRTPDPDRGYALAALTGALDIPAVKASIIRNLAESRVDPLLLRMSHNYVGDLAETVSLLWPTPDVEHPEIDDGTIGLADAVTRLKSISRSDAPAELARMLDHLDASGRFALLKLATGELRVGVSARLAKQAFADAFGVDVEGVEEVWHGLDQPYLELFAWGEGRAEQPRAVDVPVFRPFMLAHPLETEDLDLNAYAAEWKWDGIRVQLVRAGGQTRLYSRTGDDITRSFPDVAAAFEAPAVLDGELLVRGAGQGADEHGGAAASFNALQQRLGRKLVSGKTQEEFPAFVRLYDILYDGAEDLRELGWAERRARLEAFMPRLDPQRFDLSQLIEAESFADLGEIRSGARDAAIEGMMLKRRDSPYVAGRRTGLWYKWKRDPLTADCVMMYAQRGSGKRSSYYSDYTFGAWNEAGELLPVGKAYMGITDEELRWLDRFVRQNTVQRFGPVREVEKTLVLEVAFDSVHLSKRHRSGLAMRFPRISRIRTDKPAHEADRVETLLAMVT; translated from the coding sequence ATGCGCGCCTTTTCCCAGCTGCTCGACGCGCTCGTCTACACTCGTAGCCGCAACGCCAAGCTCAAGCTGATCGGCGATTATCTTCGTCGCACACCTGATCCCGATCGCGGATATGCACTCGCGGCGCTGACCGGCGCCTTGGACATCCCGGCGGTCAAGGCATCGATCATCCGCAATCTGGCCGAAAGTCGCGTCGATCCCCTGCTTCTGCGGATGAGCCACAATTACGTCGGCGACCTCGCGGAAACGGTATCGCTGCTGTGGCCGACGCCGGACGTCGAGCATCCGGAGATTGATGACGGCACCATCGGCCTTGCCGACGCGGTGACAAGGCTCAAGTCGATCAGCCGCTCCGACGCGCCCGCCGAATTGGCCCGGATGCTCGATCATCTCGATGCCTCAGGACGGTTTGCGTTGCTGAAGCTCGCCACCGGGGAACTCCGGGTCGGCGTCAGCGCCCGGCTGGCCAAACAGGCCTTTGCCGACGCGTTCGGCGTCGATGTCGAGGGGGTGGAGGAAGTCTGGCACGGGCTCGACCAGCCCTATCTCGAGCTGTTCGCCTGGGGCGAAGGTCGGGCCGAGCAGCCGCGCGCGGTCGACGTGCCGGTCTTCCGGCCCTTCATGCTTGCCCATCCGCTCGAGACCGAGGACCTCGACCTCAACGCTTATGCCGCCGAATGGAAGTGGGACGGGATCCGGGTCCAGTTGGTCCGCGCGGGCGGGCAGACGCGGCTTTACAGCCGCACCGGCGACGACATCACTCGCAGCTTTCCCGACGTAGCTGCCGCCTTTGAGGCTCCCGCTGTGCTCGACGGCGAACTTCTGGTCCGAGGCGCGGGGCAGGGCGCGGACGAGCATGGAGGTGCTGCCGCCAGCTTCAACGCGCTTCAGCAGCGGCTCGGTCGCAAGCTGGTCAGTGGCAAGACGCAGGAGGAGTTTCCGGCCTTCGTGCGGCTCTACGACATTCTTTATGACGGCGCTGAGGACCTGCGCGAACTCGGCTGGGCCGAGCGGCGCGCGCGGCTGGAGGCGTTCATGCCGAGGCTCGACCCGCAGCGCTTCGACCTCTCTCAATTGATCGAGGCGGAGAGCTTTGCAGACTTGGGCGAGATAAGGTCGGGCGCCCGCGACGCGGCGATCGAAGGCATGATGCTCAAGCGCCGCGACTCGCCTTATGTGGCCGGGCGCCGAACCGGCCTGTGGTACAAATGGAAGCGCGACCCGCTGACGGCCGATTGCGTCATGATGTACGCGCAGCGTGGCTCGGGAAAGCGGTCGAGCTATTACAGCGACTATACCTTCGGGGCCTGGAACGAGGCTGGCGAACTCTTGCCGGTTGGCAAGGCCTACATGGGCATCACCGACGAGGAGCTACGCTGGCTCGACCGCTTTGTCCGGCAGAACACGGTGCAGCGCTTCGGACCGGTCCGGGAAGTCGAGAAGACGCTAGTGCTGGAAGTCGCCTTTGACAGTGTCCACTTGAGCAAGCGACACCGCTCGGGCCTCGCCATGCGGTTTCCCCGCATCAGTCGTATCCGCACCGACAAGCCCGCGCACGAGGCCGACCGGGTCGAAACGCTGCTCGCCATGGTAACTTGA
- a CDS encoding glycerophosphodiester phosphodiesterase family protein, giving the protein MRSSRSAPDPLAPGPLGFAHRGLHGSGVPENSLAAFRAALAIGAGIECDVRATVDGVPHVFHDERLDRLIGDARCLRHLHSDEARGLKLLGSGEHVPSLRELLALIAGRVPLLIEVKREIGLERLCTAVAEELADYRGPVAVMSFDPRVPRWFATNAPSIRRGLIIDSRLKPWWRELFLRTAHAQFYAVDCRAIDQRWVARMRARRPVYSWTVRSAQDRVKVAKHADAPIWEGDGRP; this is encoded by the coding sequence ATGCGGTCGTCCAGGTCCGCGCCTGATCCCCTTGCTCCCGGACCGCTAGGCTTCGCTCATCGCGGGCTGCACGGCTCGGGTGTTCCGGAAAATAGCCTCGCTGCCTTTCGTGCCGCCCTGGCGATCGGTGCCGGCATCGAATGCGACGTGCGCGCGACCGTCGATGGCGTGCCGCATGTCTTCCATGATGAACGGCTCGACCGGCTCATCGGCGATGCGCGCTGCCTCAGGCATTTGCATTCCGACGAGGCGCGCGGCCTCAAGCTACTCGGTTCGGGCGAGCATGTCCCCAGCCTCCGCGAACTTCTTGCCCTCATCGCTGGGCGTGTGCCGCTGCTGATCGAAGTGAAGCGCGAAATTGGACTTGAGCGGCTGTGCACGGCGGTCGCCGAGGAGCTGGCCGACTATCGTGGACCCGTCGCCGTCATGAGCTTCGATCCCCGAGTCCCGCGCTGGTTCGCAACAAATGCTCCATCCATTCGGCGGGGGCTGATAATTGATTCTCGGCTGAAGCCCTGGTGGCGTGAGCTGTTCTTGCGCACCGCGCATGCGCAATTTTATGCCGTTGACTGCCGTGCGATCGACCAGCGCTGGGTGGCAAGGATGCGAGCGCGCCGACCGGTTTACAGCTGGACAGTTCGCTCCGCCCAGGACCGCGTCAAGGTGGCGAAACACGCTGACGCCCCTATCTGGGAGGGCGATGGCCGACCGTGA
- a CDS encoding SDR family NAD(P)-dependent oxidoreductase — protein MTKSAVITGATSGIGAAAARLFVKHGWKVVGTGRRGDRLKALQEELGERFLPLELDMRDVDRLTDLSRLAGEWGGVDLLVNNAGLAPAADPLHEQDWDRLEQVIATNITGLVALTQALLPTLIERQGAVINLSSVAATYPYRGGAVYGGTKAFVRQFSLDLRCDLAGSGVRVSSIEPGMAETEFTVVRNGGDQAASDALYAGLEPMTSEDLAETIWWIANQPPHLNINTIELMPTRQSWAGFAMSRKG, from the coding sequence ATGACCAAATCCGCCGTCATCACTGGAGCCACCTCGGGCATCGGCGCCGCCGCCGCGCGGCTGTTCGTCAAGCATGGCTGGAAAGTCGTCGGTACGGGCCGGCGGGGCGACCGCCTCAAAGCCCTCCAAGAGGAGCTTGGCGAACGCTTCCTCCCGCTCGAACTCGACATGCGCGACGTCGACAGGCTCACGGACCTAAGCCGACTGGCGGGTGAATGGGGCGGCGTCGACCTACTGGTCAACAATGCCGGGCTCGCTCCAGCGGCCGATCCGCTGCACGAACAGGATTGGGACCGCCTCGAACAAGTCATCGCAACCAACATCACCGGTCTAGTGGCGTTGACCCAGGCGCTCCTGCCCACGTTGATCGAACGCCAGGGCGCGGTCATCAACCTGTCTTCGGTAGCCGCGACTTACCCCTATCGCGGCGGCGCTGTTTACGGCGGGACCAAGGCGTTCGTCCGGCAGTTCAGCCTCGATCTGCGTTGCGACCTTGCCGGAAGCGGCGTTCGGGTAAGCTCGATCGAACCCGGAATGGCGGAGACGGAATTCACCGTCGTCCGGAACGGCGGAGACCAGGCCGCCAGCGATGCGCTTTATGCCGGACTGGAGCCGATGACCTCCGAGGACCTCGCCGAGACCATCTGGTGGATCGCCAATCAGCCCCCTCACCTCAACATCAATACCATTGAGTTGATGCCGACGAGGCAAAGCTGGGCCGGCTTTGCGATGAGCCGCAAGGGTTGA